A window of the Dermatophagoides farinae isolate YC_2012a chromosome 2, ASM2471394v1, whole genome shotgun sequence genome harbors these coding sequences:
- the LOC124499691 gene encoding uncharacterized protein LOC124499691 isoform X1 has protein sequence MQIYWTLSLMMMMMILWCSLVHCIGSSIDDIPSAAELFGQEESYHVVECVMPLYFLCQNNNCLPESHLCDGENDCGDNSDEDHDYCAQMKCNVTTEFKCNSGRCVPKASRCDRHPQCRDRSDELNCVYEPCPKGMFSCANHSQCLDMSEVCDGSIDCKDGLASDELHPNPCPANVTCPSSSFKCTGTNVCAQPNWMCDGENDCGDNSDENEENCKNFKCPDDWFRCADNRCILMNNVCNGVIDCKDGLASDERHPDPCPRNVTCPNDFFSCEETNICAHPHWLCDGADDCGDKSDEDIEKCANTPCPEDWFRCSNTQRCIPPNWRCDGSEDCRNGEDEIDCNNDYVHEIFIPENNTLVSYVNHSNNVDLLESISKNLQSINNNDNSSSSNINNQPAITTVTNPISSYLLSQQQHVRKSSPSSSSKTINTAASSSLMDQYNIDDD, from the exons atgcaAATTTATtg GACATTAagtctaatgatgatgatgatgatattatggTGTTCATTGGTTCATTGTATCGGTAGTTCGATTGATGACATACCATCGGCAGCAGAATTGTTTGGACAAGAAGAATCCTATCATGTTGTCGAATGTGTAATGCCTTTATATTTTCTTTGTCAGAATAACAATTGTCTACCTGAAAGTCATCTTTGTGATGGTGAAAATGATTGTGGTGATAATTCAGATGAAGATCACGATTATTGTG cacaaatgaaatgtaatGTAACTACTGAATTCAAATGTAACAGTGGTCGTTGTGTACCGAAAGCAAGCCGTTGTGATCGACATCCCCAATGTCGTGATCGTTCAGATGAATTAAATTGTGTATATGAACCATGTCCAAAAGGAATGTTTTCTTGCGCCAATCATAGCCAATGTTTGGATATGAGTGAAGTTTGTGATGGTAGTATCGACTGTAAAGATGGTCTTGCATCAGATGAACTTCATCCGAATCCATGTCCGGCCAATGTTActtgtccatcatcatcgttcaaATGTACTGGAACCAATGTTTGTGCTCAACCGAATTGGATGTGCGATGGTGAAAATGATTGTGGCGATAATTCGGATGAGAATGAAGAGAACtgtaaaaatttcaaatgtccCGATGATTGGTTTCGATGTGCAGATAATCGATGTATATTGATGAACAACGTATGTAATGGTGTAATCGATTGTAAAGATGGTCTCGCTTCAGATGAACGACATCCAGATCCTTGTCCACGAAACGTTACCTGtccaaatgattttttcagtTGTGAAGAGACAAACATTTGTGCCCATCCACATTGG cTTTGTGATGGAGCCGATGATTGTGGTGACAAATCCGATGAG GACATTGAAAAGTGTGCCAATACTCCGTGTCCTGAAGATTGGTTCCGTTGTTCAAATACTCAACGATGTATACCACCAAATT gGCGTTGTGATGGATCAGAAGATTGTCGAAATGGTGAAGATGAAATCGATtgcaataatgattatgtaCATGAAATATTCATACCGGAAAACAATACACTTGTATCGTATGTtaatcattcaaacaatGTTGATTTATTAGAATCCATTTCAAAGAATttgcaatcaatcaataataatgacaatagtagtagcagtaatattaataatcaacCAGCTATTACCACTGTAACGAATCCGATCTCATCATATCTACTAAGTCAACAACAGCATGTTcgaaaatcatcaccatcatcatcatctaaaacTATTAATACTGctgcttcatcatcattaatggatcaatataatattgatgatgattga
- the LOC124499767 gene encoding ribonuclease kappa-B, giving the protein MIVCSKRIAILCSLLSAWAIIMLTLMGILLYSHAVTFAEDLELHEIETSNIKEFYPEAYQRYESAAHNCWIAACLYIATLAFSMHQYVTNRRIQYGY; this is encoded by the coding sequence atgattgtttgtAGCAAAAGAATTGCCATACTTTGTTCACTATTGTCTGCATGGGCTATTATCATGTTAACATTGATGGGCATATTACTTTATAGTCATGCTGTAACATTTGCCGAAGATCTTGAATTACATGAGATTGAAACATCGAACATTAAAGAATTCTATCCAGAAGCATATCAACGTTATGAATCAGCAGCGCATAATTGTTGGATTGCCGCTTGTCTTTACATTGCAACATTGGCATTTTCCATGCATCAATATGTGACAAATCGTAGGATTCAATATGGATActag
- the LOC124493300 gene encoding uncharacterized protein LOC124493300: protein MLQKFHCEHVLKELNDFGQYQKLLLFGFIMPLAILTAFQSSYIYNEFVPDHWCRVDLLVNFSYGEQHRLIRPRLKYNNDENNNNNNGGGEEISKRMSNCEMYDINYHQVLTGLEIPKQNSSSVFIPIKKCSPINGWVYNKNQFQENAAMHYNFVCDQRQHIQIIGFVRKLSSALFSLIYAILSDRYGRKNGLIFILTAYILSAISPILTTNYYAFLACQALQGSTWPIGILIGTALGIEFVTPEYRADILALVGVAFQFGEWCTYFFVKALPHWVWITIANTGFTVPYFLFYQYCDESPQWLLATKHFNKLKNLFERMNQTNHAHMDSDSINSIISKFTHYYNYDRRDEVSMAISMQNLNTTTTLIHNGNHRQRITLLTNNNNNHNHQTSTKRLNRPPSMNSFLTDNQSESDGLQTTFWKKIKLFIKRSTLFQMIFLWAIILMTNELIIDFLSKRKNLFDENLLVDRFFGSLIKMPIILLTWYLVNQCFGRRWSNCIILSLNFAILMFLLFGQYLLKNIIWLNVGISVLGIMLAECSELITILQTLELTSTRYRIIVVSIVHLLSQSTFLAILYWLYNYNLRIIFNVQTKLIFISCVTLLSIILASFITETRNEYLPMGALESEQLITNFNYWSLSKDRSDIAPSNLFMSLSKWDVNANHQIIGSIKHMEKFTDS from the exons ATGttacaaaaatttcattgtgaACATGTATTGAAAGAGTTGAATGATTTTGGAcaatatcaaaaattattattatttggtttCATAATGCCATTGGCTATACTTACAGCATTTCAATCGTCTTATAT ATATAACGAATTTGTTCCAGATCATTGGTGTCGTGTTGATTTATTGGTCAATTTTTCTTATGGTGAACAACATCGTTTGATTCGACCACGATTGAaatacaataatgatgaaaataataataataataatggtggtggtgaagaAATATCAAAACGAATGTCCAATTGTGAAATGTATgatataaattatcatcaagtgTTGACCGGTTTAGAAataccaaaacaaaatagttcatc agtaTTTATACCGATTAAAAAGTGTTCACCAATAAATGGCTGggtttataataaaaatcaatttcaagaGAATGCTGCCATGcat tATAATTTTGTCTGTGATCAACGTCAACACATTCAAATTATTGGATTTGTAAGAAAATTATCTTCTGCTCTATTTAGCCTGATATATGCCATTCTTTCAGATAG ATATGGCCGTAAAAATGGTCtaatattcattttaacCGCATATATTTTATCAGCAATTTCACCAATATTGACTACTAATTATTATGCATTTTTAGCCTGTCAAGCATTACAAGGATCTACATGGCCAATTGGAATATTAATCGGTACGGCATTAGGCATAGAATTTGTTACACCTGAATATCGTGCCGATATTCTAGCATTAGTTGGTGTTGCATTTCAATTTGGTGAATGGTgtacatatttttttgtcaaagcATTACCACATTGGGTTTGGATTACTATCGCCAATACTGGATTTACTGTACCATATTTTCTATTCTATCAATATTGTGATGAATCACCACAATGGCTTTTAGcaacaaaacattttaataaattaaaaaatcttttcgaaagaatgaatcaaacaaatcatgCACATATGGATAGTGATTCCATTAATTCGATTATAagt AAATTCactcattattataattatgatcGACGTGATGAAGTTAGTATGGCGATTTCGATGCAAAATCTTaatacaacgacaacattgATTCATAATGGCAATCATAGGCAAAGAATTACATTAttaactaataataataataatcataatcatcaaacaagtACAAAACGATTAAATCGACCACCAAGTATGAATAGTTTTTTAACCGATAATCAATCCGAATCGGATGGATTGCAGACAacattttggaaaaaaattaaactatTCATTAAACGTTCAACACTATTTCAGATGATATTTTTATGggcaatcattttgatgacaaatgaattgattattgattttttatcaaaacgaaaaaatcttttcgatgaaaatttacttgttgatcgattttttggttcattgaTAAAGATgccaatcattttattaacATGGTATCTTGtcaatcaatgttttggCCGTCGTTGGTCAAATTGTATTATactttcattgaattttgccATTTTAATGTTTCTACTTTTTGGTcaatatttattgaaaaatattatctGGTTAAATGTTGGAATTTCTGTATTGGGCATTATGTTGGCCGAATGTTCAGAATTGATAACAATATTACAAACATTGGAACTAACATCTACAAGATATCGTATCATAGTGGTCAGTATTGTTCATCTATTATcacaatcaacatttttagCCATTTTATATTGGCTCTACAATTACAAT CTacgaattattttcaatgtacAAACGAAACTGATATTTATTTCTTGtgttacattattatcaataattttggCATCATTTATAACGGAAACCAGAAATGAATATCTACCAATGGGTGCATTAGAATCTGAACAATTAAtaacaaatttcaattattggtCATTATCAAAAGACAGATCCGACATTGCACCATCAAATCTATTTATGTCATTAAGTAAATGGGATGTAAATGCAAATCATCAGATTATTGGCTCGATAAAAcatatggaaaaatttacTGATAGCTGA
- the LOC124499765 gene encoding uncharacterized protein LOC124499765 produces MEEVKRRLAREGINISVFTEENVDLATFLALTREDLIDLNFSVIKTRKILMIQEEIRSRHSKPASSSTPKTNTGNNVRSQSQSLTEVVNNTIMTPVTVNDTTANYSIVTIPSSNYDNHQMMTNVDNNNEVDDAGGNIHDTNDTNSSNGDMVQVALQHHEYNSTGVSNEMPQQLISLADVPISGLAKRHSDGFQVLQNLDFRSLLAQDDQGTILLEVLDRGDYLNKRLPNTFVKVVANVADDFIYRTFGLRYPFDVGLLMVEKIYDSIGYRCVLGEKREWFGLRKGNNRIGRIHSRNEKRKRLNREYNTSISYETAYIRFKTPKHAKKSM; encoded by the exons ATGGAAGAGGTTAAAAGACGTTTGGCTCGAGAAGGAATTAATATTTCCGTATTTA CGGaagaaaatgttgatttgGCCACGTTTCTTGCATTGACTCGAGaggatttgattgatttaaatttttcagttATAAAAACACGAAAAATCCTTATGATACAAGAGGAAATTCGTTCTAGACATTCAAAACCAGCTAGTTCAAGTACACCTAAAACAAACACTGGGAATAATGTTCGATCTCAGTCCCAATCATTGACGGAAGTTGTTAATAACACCATTATGACGCCTGTGACTGTCAATGATACAACAGCAAATTATTCAATCGTAACCATTCCTTCATCGAATTATGATAACCATCAGATGATGACTAAtgttgacaataataatgaagttGATGATGCTGGGGGAAATATACATGATACTAATGATACCAATTCATCCAATGGTGATATGGTACAAGTAGCACTCCAACATCATGAATATAATTCTACTGGTGTATCGAATGAAATGCCACAACAACTTATATCACTAGCTGATGTACCTATTAGCGGCCTAGCTAAGCGACATAGTGATGGATTTCAAGTGTTACAA AATCTTGATTTTCGTTCATTATTGGCTCAAGATGATCAAGGTACAATACTCCTTGAGGTATTGGACAGAGGTGATTATCTGAATAAACGTTTGCCGAACACTTTTGTGAAAGTTGTTGCTAATGTTGccgatgattttatttatcgaACTTTTGGTTTGAGATATCCATTTGATGTCGGTTTACTaatggtggaaaaaatttacgaTTCCATCGGTTATAGATGCGTTCTTGGCGAAAAG AGAGAATGGTTTGGACTTCGTAAAGGTAATAATCGAATTGGAAGAATTCACAGcagaaatgaaaagagaaa GCGTTTAAACAGAGAATATAATACATCAATCAGCTATGAAACAGCATATATACGATTCAAAACACCAAAACATGCAAAAAAATCCATGTGA
- the LOC142598221 gene encoding uncharacterized protein LOC142598221, with translation MSQSKQNSSGNDGNTDDSTMIKSSSSSLSKMTPEEAIEYLGQKYADRFTMNDPLFVESLDRQISVPPIEINYIGRIKRYRNNPNHNYNRRDYNR, from the exons ATGAGTCAAAGcaag caaaacagTTCCGGCAATGATGGTAACACGGATgattcaacaatgataaaatcatcatcatcatcattgtcaaaaATGACACCTGAAGAAGCAATCGAATATTTGGGCCAAAAATATGCTGATCGTTTTACTATGAATGATCCATTGTTCGTTGAATCTTTAGATCGTCAGATATCTGTTCCGCCAATTGAAATCAACTATATTGGCCGTATCAAACGATACAGAAATAACCCAAATCATAATTACAATCGAAGGGATTATAATCGTTAA
- the LOC124499569 gene encoding XK-related protein 6: MTLDSEIDSGDIKETEQQKQLETTVTKDGHIQNQATNLSPKKQEYIRSTSSIITKESRLTDVDKGIKRYKSQVSQLSSKSNSNQAKRSISFALTHRSSLLDSKLALQAVDYPDSIPSYMSFTYLDILTLSFSICTFLCDLITDIVVTVFHYSNHDYWYFSLTITFIAVPTLIMTIMSLRWYILDSKDPHSLPVSKTQWVLRVIFLTLQLGPVMRYIDSILYGFKFRKLNEEKQKAARRYFQYMIYEDTDATMLRLFECFMEAAPQLVLQMTVMIIKMPEKNRDWTVMAQSISIIASLVSLSWCLVTYLRILRMSLASKQNMTWPGTIVQFLWRFFMIASRVMALALFASEFTYYISIVCGVHWLIMFIWIVSMKTSFCTNRIEELFYNAVLSIIFIFCYFNPVDGQSRKRYIFYYTVMFIENLIILLLWYNVCDPSKWYRLPAFLLYFFNFFISLIFMTIYYLKLHPTQNIKIFHDSTTTNIDPKMTCTSSSIRSSPGSLMETTMTKSSTSTNSPDQSPIKQQSIIVYEPKDKRIESKIKSTKSSTTKNYKRQFSDVWTTNGRLLHPRPAMPTV; this comes from the exons ATGACACTTGATTCCGAAATTGATTCCGGTGATATAAAAGAAAcggaacaacaaaaacagttAGAAACAACGGTGACCAAAGATGGCCATATTCAAAATCAAGCCACTAATTTATCGCCAAAGAAACAGGAATATATTCGATCAACCAGTTCGATAATTACCAAAGAATCTCGATTAACGGATGTTGATAAAGGTATCAAACGTTATAAATCACAAGTGTCTCAGctttcatcaaaatcgaatAGTAATCAAGCAAAACGTTCGATCAGTTTTGCTCTAActcatcgatcatcattacttgattcaaaattagCTTTACAAGCTGTCGATTATCCCGATTCAATACCATCATATATGTCATTCACCTATTTAGATATActaacattatcattttcaatttgtacCTTTCTTTGTGATTTAATAACCGATATTGTCGTTACTGTATTCCACTATTCAAATCATGATTATTGGTATTTTTCCTTGACCATCACATTCATTGCCGTACCAACactaataatgacaataatgtCATTACGATGGTATATACTCGATTCGAAAGATCCACATTCTTTGCCAGTATCAAAAACTCAATGGGTATTACGTGTTATATTTTTAACCTTACAACTTGGTCCAGTAATGCGTTATATTGACTCGATTCTTTATGGATTTAAATTTCGTAAACttaatgaagaaaaacagaAAGCTGCTAGACGTTATTTTCAATACATGATTTACGAAGATACTGATGCTACAATGCTTCGCCtattcgaatgttttatGGAAGCGGCACCACAATTAGTGTTACAAATGACggtaatgatcatcaaaatgccGGAAAAGAATCGAGATTGGACAG TTATGGCTCAATCTATTTCGATAATAGCTTCACttgtatcattatcatggtGTCTAGTGACCTATCTTCGCATCCTTCGTATGTCTTTAGCATCTAAACAGAATATGACATGGCCC GGaacaattgttcaatttctaTGGCGTTTCTTTATGATCGCATCACGTGTAATGGCATTGGCATTGTTTGCATCTGAGTTTACTTATTACATAAGTATTGTTTGCGGTGTCCACTGGTTGATAATGTTCATTTGGATCGTCAGCATGAAAACATCATTCTGTACGAATCGAATAGAAGAACTATTCTATAATGCAGTTTTGTCcatcatatttattttctgttACTTTAATCCGGTTGATGGTCAATCACGAAAACGTTATATATTCTACTATACAGTGATGTTTATTGAAAATCTGATCATTTTATTGCTGTGGTACAATGTTTGCGATCCATCCAAATGGTATAGGCTACCAGCATTTCTATTATACTTTTTTAACTTTTTCATATCCTTAATTTTTATg actATCTATTATCTTAAATTGCATCCGAcacaaaatatcaaaatcttTCACGATTCCACTACGACGaatattgatccaaaaatgaCTTGTACTAGTAGCAGCATTCGATCAAGCCCAGGTTCATTGAtggaaacaacaatgacTAAATCTTCTACATCTACTAATAGTCCTGATCAATCACCCATTAAACAACAATCTATCATAGTTTATGAGCCAAAAGATAAACGCATAGAATCGAAAATTAAATCCACTAAAagctcaacaacaaaaaattacaaacGACAATTCAGTGATGTATGGACAACTAATGGCCGTCTTTTACATCCAAGACCAGCTATGCCAACTGTGTGA
- the LOC124499766 gene encoding uncharacterized protein LOC124499766 encodes MDLSGLTDDVFRSTDEILKRIFNHRPFLEAHLQTMVRNFDSDERDEFQQIHSKIVHIKDQSFNMIENKCQPLEKAHIHVEKLEQLMDQILVSESANESERKNHLLQYTAKKSEDLIEFMEQMNSQINNIDNSYMNAKKEIDIKYKNVKK; translated from the exons atgGATTTATCAGGTCTAACTGACGATGTTTTTCGAT CTActgatgaaattttaaaacgaattttcaatcatcgaCCATTTCTAGAAGCTCATTTACAGACAATGGTTCGAAATTTTGATTCCGATGAGCGTGATGAATTTCAACAGATCCATAGTAAAATTGTTCATATCAAagatcaatcattcaatatgatTGAGAATAAATGTCAGCCACTTGAAAAAGCTCATATCCACGTTGAAAAACTGGAACAATTGATGGATCAAATACTTGTTTCGGAATCGGCTAATGAATCGGAACGAAAAAACCATCTATTACAATATACGGCTAAAAAAAGTGAAGATCTTATTGAATTTATggaacaaatgaattcacagattaataatattgacaattcatatatgaatgcCAAAAAAGAGATTGATATTAAATACAAGAATGTAAagaaatag
- the LOC124499691 gene encoding uncharacterized protein LOC124499691 isoform X2: MQIYWTLSLMMMMMILWCSLVHCIGSSIDDIPSAAELFGQEESYHVVECVMPLYFLCQNNNCLPESHLCDGENDCGDNSDEDHDYCAQMKCNVTTEFKCNSGRCVPKASRCDRHPQCRDRSDELNCVYEPCPKGMFSCANHSQCLDMSEVCDGSIDCKDGLASDELHPNPCPANVTCPSSSFKCTGTNVCAQPNWMCDGENDCGDNSDENEENCKNFKCPDDWFRCADNRCILMNNVCNGVIDCKDGLASDERHPDPCPRNVTCPNDFFSCEETNICAHPHWDIEKCANTPCPEDWFRCSNTQRCIPPNWRCDGSEDCRNGEDEIDCNNDYVHEIFIPENNTLVSYVNHSNNVDLLESISKNLQSINNNDNSSSSNINNQPAITTVTNPISSYLLSQQQHVRKSSPSSSSKTINTAASSSLMDQYNIDDD, encoded by the exons atgcaAATTTATtg GACATTAagtctaatgatgatgatgatgatattatggTGTTCATTGGTTCATTGTATCGGTAGTTCGATTGATGACATACCATCGGCAGCAGAATTGTTTGGACAAGAAGAATCCTATCATGTTGTCGAATGTGTAATGCCTTTATATTTTCTTTGTCAGAATAACAATTGTCTACCTGAAAGTCATCTTTGTGATGGTGAAAATGATTGTGGTGATAATTCAGATGAAGATCACGATTATTGTG cacaaatgaaatgtaatGTAACTACTGAATTCAAATGTAACAGTGGTCGTTGTGTACCGAAAGCAAGCCGTTGTGATCGACATCCCCAATGTCGTGATCGTTCAGATGAATTAAATTGTGTATATGAACCATGTCCAAAAGGAATGTTTTCTTGCGCCAATCATAGCCAATGTTTGGATATGAGTGAAGTTTGTGATGGTAGTATCGACTGTAAAGATGGTCTTGCATCAGATGAACTTCATCCGAATCCATGTCCGGCCAATGTTActtgtccatcatcatcgttcaaATGTACTGGAACCAATGTTTGTGCTCAACCGAATTGGATGTGCGATGGTGAAAATGATTGTGGCGATAATTCGGATGAGAATGAAGAGAACtgtaaaaatttcaaatgtccCGATGATTGGTTTCGATGTGCAGATAATCGATGTATATTGATGAACAACGTATGTAATGGTGTAATCGATTGTAAAGATGGTCTCGCTTCAGATGAACGACATCCAGATCCTTGTCCACGAAACGTTACCTGtccaaatgattttttcagtTGTGAAGAGACAAACATTTGTGCCCATCCACATTGG GACATTGAAAAGTGTGCCAATACTCCGTGTCCTGAAGATTGGTTCCGTTGTTCAAATACTCAACGATGTATACCACCAAATT gGCGTTGTGATGGATCAGAAGATTGTCGAAATGGTGAAGATGAAATCGATtgcaataatgattatgtaCATGAAATATTCATACCGGAAAACAATACACTTGTATCGTATGTtaatcattcaaacaatGTTGATTTATTAGAATCCATTTCAAAGAATttgcaatcaatcaataataatgacaatagtagtagcagtaatattaataatcaacCAGCTATTACCACTGTAACGAATCCGATCTCATCATATCTACTAAGTCAACAACAGCATGTTcgaaaatcatcaccatcatcatcatctaaaacTATTAATACTGctgcttcatcatcattaatggatcaatataatattgatgatgattga
- the LOC124499570 gene encoding uncharacterized protein LOC124499570: MDDKKLCTDNQPDQEESKIMANQDDDDQSQEPELDDSQDDETKSDSSNSSDDHQTNTIGICPDNCDSKKYDTSTKKLELKRQPIREGEIKLTNRCHLSNSFPTETNKNSSAKSLKYWILAIIIVIFATAVALALPNKFRKLTHFWKSNSLNQERMDKFLNETKSFVPDIGPKILEAIIYDVFSSDENSIILLLIGNTGQEVRLHNISQGLANLIVELKQEDHFPTFQLNQHYTGDMIEQHFDKVFGKDHRSVMVLEHLELLTPIVATTFHQFVDKDQSRIRKSFTIITLEQNLESQKIDSKMTLLDLETLSSKLLQQLWSKEVRQESLDSLINRFAEYSIVLLP, from the coding sequence ATGGACGACAAAAAACTGTGCACAGATAATCAACCTGACCAAGAAGAAAGTAAAATAATGGCgaatcaagatgatgacgatcaaTCACAAGAACCCGAATTGGATGACAGccaagatgatgaaacaaaatctgATTCTTCAAATAGttctgatgatcatcaaacgaATACCATTGGAATTTGTCCAGATAATTGTGATTCCAAAAAATATGACacatcaacgaaaaaacttgaattaaAACGACAACCTATTCGTGAGGGCGAAATCAAATTGACTAATCGATGCCATctatcaaattcatttccgactgaaacaaataaaaattcttctgCTAAATCATTAAAGTATTGGATTTTAGCAATAATTATTGTGATTTTTGCTACGGCCGTTGCATTAGCACTTCCCAATAAATTTCGAAAACTTACCCATTTCTGGAAATCAAACAGTCTGAATCAAGAACGTAtggataaatttttaaatgaaaccAAATCATTCGTGCCAGATATTGGTCCAAAAATTTTGGAAGCCATCATTtatgatgttttttcatcagaTGAAAATTCGATTATTCTTTTGTTAATCGGTAATACTGGACAAGAAGTTCGGTTACATAATATTTCACAAGGACTGGCCAATCTTATTGTGGAATTAAAACAAGAAGATCACTTTCCTACTTTTCAGTTGAATCAACATTATACTGGTGATATGATTGAACAACATTTTGATAAAGTTTTCGGTAAAGATCATAGATCGGTAATGGTGTTGGAACATTTAGAATTATTAACTCCAATAGTTGCAACTACTTTCCATCAATTCGTTGACAAGGATCAATCACGAATACGAAAATCATTTACAATCATAACATTGGAACAAAATTTAGAGTCACAAAAAATAGATTCTAAAATGACATTACTTGATTTagaaacattatcatcaaaacttTTACAACAACTTTGGTCAAAAGAAGTACGTCAAGAATCATTAGATTCTCTTATAAATCGTTTTGCTGAATATTCTATTGTTTTATTACCATAa